A genomic stretch from Vibrio algarum includes:
- a CDS encoding NAD(P)-dependent oxidoreductase: MTKPVIGFIGLGLMGGNMVENLQNRGYELNVMDLNKEAVAACVARGAKEATSAKELAEASDIVMLCLTTSAVVEKLMYSEDGILAGIKEGAVLVDFGTSIPASTRKIGADLAEKGAGMIDAPLGRTPAHAKDGLLNIMAAGDIETFNKVKPVLEEQGENVFHLGTLGAGHTTKLVNNFMGMTTVCAMSQAFAVADRAGVDRQQLFDIMSTGPSNSPFMQFCKNYTVDGVSDLGFSIANANKDLGYFLQMVEDLGTQSKIAEGSSANLQAALDAGMGNGNVPEIFDYFLKLEK; this comes from the coding sequence ATGACTAAACCAGTCATTGGTTTTATTGGCCTTGGCCTTATGGGTGGCAACATGGTTGAGAACCTACAGAACAGAGGCTACGAGCTGAATGTTATGGACCTTAACAAAGAAGCTGTTGCAGCTTGTGTTGCTCGCGGTGCTAAAGAAGCAACTTCAGCAAAAGAATTGGCTGAAGCTAGCGACATCGTAATGCTTTGTCTTACCACTTCTGCTGTTGTTGAAAAGCTAATGTATTCTGAAGATGGCATCTTAGCTGGCATCAAAGAAGGCGCTGTTTTAGTTGATTTCGGTACTTCGATTCCTGCTTCTACTCGCAAAATTGGTGCAGACCTTGCTGAGAAAGGCGCTGGTATGATCGATGCTCCTCTTGGTCGTACTCCTGCTCACGCTAAAGATGGTTTGCTTAATATCATGGCAGCTGGTGACATCGAGACGTTTAACAAAGTTAAACCAGTACTTGAAGAGCAAGGCGAGAACGTATTCCACTTGGGTACACTTGGTGCAGGACACACAACTAAGCTTGTTAATAACTTCATGGGTATGACAACTGTTTGTGCTATGTCTCAAGCTTTCGCAGTAGCAGACCGTGCTGGTGTTGATCGTCAGCAACTATTCGACATCATGTCGACTGGTCCATCTAACTCGCCATTCATGCAGTTCTGTAAAAACTACACTGTTGACGGCGTGAGCGACTTGGGCTTCTCTATTGCAAACGCAAACAAAGATCTTGGATACTTCCTACAAATGGTTGAAGACCTAGGTACGCAATCTAAGATTGCTGAAGGTTCTTCTGCTAACCTACAAGCGGCACTTGATGCTGGCATGGGTAACGGTAACGTTCCAGAAATCTTCGATTACTTCCTTAAACTAGAGAAGTAA
- a CDS encoding AAA family ATPase, with protein MKSLGKLFFFCGKMGAGKSTKSLVTAAENNAVCISEDEWLEAHYPNQIETFEDYLRLSRQIKPFVKTHVQNILNSGTNVVMDFPANTIGQRAWFILLCSEIGCRHEVTYLDVNDELCLFQIAKRRIVQPERALFDTEAMFTQVTKFFEPPTAEENLNIVHIVRHKYDIG; from the coding sequence ATGAAGTCGCTAGGGAAATTATTCTTCTTTTGTGGAAAAATGGGGGCTGGGAAGTCGACGAAATCGTTAGTTACTGCGGCTGAAAATAACGCTGTATGTATTTCGGAAGATGAATGGTTGGAGGCTCACTACCCAAATCAAATAGAGACTTTCGAAGACTATTTGAGGCTATCTCGTCAAATAAAACCCTTTGTTAAGACGCATGTTCAAAACATTTTGAATTCTGGTACTAATGTTGTTATGGATTTTCCAGCTAATACAATAGGTCAAAGAGCATGGTTTATTCTGCTCTGTTCAGAGATAGGTTGTAGACATGAAGTTACTTACCTTGATGTAAATGATGAACTGTGTCTTTTTCAAATAGCTAAGCGTCGTATAGTACAGCCCGAACGTGCTCTATTTGATACCGAGGCGATGTTTACTCAAGTGACCAAGTTTTTCGAACCTCCTACCGCAGAAGAAAACCTTAATATCGTGCATATTGTAAGACATAAATATGATATTGGTTGA
- a CDS encoding methyl-accepting chemotaxis protein, protein MMRTFNNLTIRSKMIVLITLLLTLVVAVGGFGYKQMQQISNELQSIIDEDIPLTEITTDIANKQLQGALLLEKSFRGAGLTGNQSRSEVVELFSQFKALSFDIDSQLIEAEKILRDVSSTANADNLENQTAELNQSIVLLKREHLEYENLAQLLIDNIEKGDINSAEQRLPTLEQQQDRLNGQLKTFLMKIESLTEHALLKTEEHEVTAIRGIVVIGVIGIIIGILLGGFFTRTLTTSLRIAVEASNQMADGDLNINLHSNVKDETGILLNAMNRMAQKLQHTINQVLLSSNHLASVAEELAVATEQTNQAINAQQLETEHVASAMTEMATTVEQIAGSAIHAVSVTSNANDQVAIGNQVVTSNQNEISTLVEQIQTAATQIQSVSEESNAIGSFVTNITEIADQTNLLALNAAIEAARAGEQGRGFAVVADEVRNLAQRTQGATSEIHRLIDKLQAKASYAVDAIEQSQNMVISSASNAETASLSLSEIHNSVEVISGMNIEIATVCEQQSVAAEEINQSMSNISHAGQEVLGGLRIRHVLAKNW, encoded by the coding sequence ATGATGCGTACTTTCAACAACCTTACAATAAGATCTAAAATGATCGTCCTGATTACCCTCCTTTTAACATTAGTTGTTGCCGTTGGTGGTTTTGGCTATAAGCAAATGCAGCAGATCAGTAACGAACTACAAAGTATCATTGATGAAGATATTCCCCTTACGGAGATCACGACAGATATTGCAAATAAACAGCTTCAGGGGGCTTTATTGCTTGAAAAATCCTTTCGCGGTGCTGGTCTCACTGGGAATCAAAGTCGTAGTGAAGTGGTCGAACTATTTTCTCAATTTAAAGCACTTAGTTTCGATATTGATAGTCAACTTATTGAGGCTGAAAAAATATTACGCGATGTGTCTTCGACAGCGAATGCCGATAACCTTGAGAATCAAACAGCTGAATTAAATCAATCCATAGTTTTGTTAAAGCGCGAACATCTAGAGTATGAAAACTTAGCACAATTATTAATCGATAATATAGAGAAAGGAGATATTAATAGCGCAGAACAAAGGTTACCCACTTTAGAGCAGCAACAAGATAGGCTTAATGGTCAGTTAAAAACCTTTTTGATGAAAATTGAAAGCTTAACGGAGCACGCATTACTCAAAACAGAGGAACATGAGGTAACGGCTATTCGTGGGATTGTGGTCATTGGTGTGATAGGTATTATTATTGGAATTTTATTAGGCGGATTTTTTACTCGAACATTAACTACTTCGTTGCGCATAGCCGTTGAAGCATCGAATCAAATGGCGGACGGAGATCTCAATATTAATTTGCATAGTAATGTAAAGGATGAAACCGGCATTTTACTTAATGCAATGAACCGCATGGCCCAAAAGCTTCAACATACGATTAATCAGGTGCTTCTTTCTTCTAATCACCTTGCGTCTGTTGCTGAAGAATTGGCAGTGGCTACTGAGCAAACTAATCAGGCCATTAATGCTCAGCAACTAGAGACCGAACATGTTGCTTCAGCAATGACAGAAATGGCGACGACAGTAGAACAAATCGCTGGAAGCGCTATCCACGCAGTATCCGTTACCAGTAACGCAAATGATCAAGTTGCCATTGGCAACCAAGTTGTAACATCGAATCAAAATGAGATCAGTACACTAGTTGAACAAATACAGACAGCGGCAACTCAAATTCAATCCGTGAGTGAAGAAAGTAACGCCATTGGTTCGTTTGTTACTAATATTACTGAAATTGCCGATCAGACGAATTTATTAGCATTGAATGCCGCAATAGAGGCTGCGCGAGCGGGTGAGCAAGGGCGAGGTTTCGCGGTGGTAGCGGATGAAGTAAGAAATCTGGCTCAACGCACTCAAGGAGCGACGTCGGAAATTCATCGATTAATAGATAAGTTACAAGCGAAAGCGTCTTACGCTGTGGATGCTATAGAACAGAGCCAAAATATGGTTATTAGCAGTGCATCGAATGCTGAAACAGCAAGTCTGTCACTTTCTGAAATTCATAATTCGGTCGAAGTGATCAGCGGTATGAATATAGAAATCGCAACAGTCTGTGAACAGCAATCAGTCGCAGCGGAAGAGATAAACCAAAGTATGAGTAATATTAGTCATGCTGGTCAGGAAGTTCTGGGGGGTCTTCGAATACGGCACGTTCTAGCGAAGAACTGGTGA
- a CDS encoding EAL domain-containing protein → MNLFDPKDVQHHLEIIDGEWVGHYGDYILKSVFQPIWNKSLSEIYGYEGLTRVSKGTKSIDPTHFFTLFADATEITNVGIICASIHVRNYSNAYLKKKLFINVHPTMFAQISGDQYSISKVFERLASVGIDCNQMVWEITEFEENDTKKLLSGLSDFKEFGNQIAVDDFGNKESNHKRVNLLNPDIVKIDRALVREYCQGVNSTYLPQLLNKLHQNGRQTVLEGIETELEYSMLESLSFDFIQGYYSGRPYRLRRETK, encoded by the coding sequence ATGAATTTGTTTGACCCGAAGGATGTACAACATCATTTGGAAATAATCGATGGTGAGTGGGTTGGGCATTACGGTGATTACATACTAAAAAGTGTGTTTCAGCCGATTTGGAATAAATCGCTGTCAGAAATTTATGGTTACGAAGGTTTAACGAGAGTATCAAAAGGTACTAAAAGCATCGATCCGACTCATTTTTTTACTTTATTTGCAGATGCTACTGAGATAACTAATGTGGGTATTATTTGCGCGAGCATACATGTAAGGAATTACAGTAATGCGTATTTAAAGAAGAAGTTGTTCATTAACGTCCATCCTACGATGTTTGCCCAAATTTCGGGTGACCAGTACTCTATATCTAAGGTGTTTGAAAGGCTCGCGTCAGTGGGAATAGATTGTAACCAAATGGTGTGGGAAATTACTGAATTCGAAGAGAACGATACTAAAAAGTTGCTCTCTGGTCTGTCTGATTTTAAAGAGTTTGGTAATCAAATTGCGGTTGATGATTTCGGTAATAAAGAATCAAATCATAAGAGAGTCAATCTACTTAATCCTGATATCGTGAAAATCGACAGAGCGTTAGTGAGAGAATATTGCCAAGGCGTCAACAGCACGTATTTACCACAGTTATTGAATAAGCTTCATCAAAACGGACGACAAACAGTATTAGAAGGAATTGAAACCGAACTTGAATATTCAATGTTGGAGTCTTTGTCATTTGATTTTATTCAAGGATATTATTCGGGTAGGCCTTATCGGTTACGTAGAGAAACCAAGTAG
- a CDS encoding diguanylate cyclase domain-containing protein yields the protein MLKDIPKLVSELNENDLIYILTFNRDSDNNFISYTEGIEMIVKYTNVPIYGSWDFYLNKGIVGGKITAGFLQGATAAKQALQFLKGEPIDNIDIILDGASEYMFDYHFLTRNNVNINELPKDSIIINRPEKFLEKYQSVLLNIFVSLFILVLAILYKAKQKESSMRANYTQRLESKVKERTIKLKEANQKLEWLSNIDGLTQIFNRRYFDTVLSQELLNHQKSKETLVLMICDIDYFKRYNDTYGHLAGDDCIKMVASILKAHCKKNTEIVARYGGEEFALIMPKTSHNEAKERAEAIRLSIADKALPHQSSDLGDFVSISIGVAVMNATKTTTIENIIGLADEALYKSKNSGRNKTTVKSN from the coding sequence TTGCTGAAAGATATTCCAAAATTGGTCAGCGAACTTAATGAAAACGATTTGATATATATACTCACATTTAATAGAGATAGTGATAACAATTTCATTTCTTATACTGAAGGAATTGAAATGATCGTTAAATATACAAACGTTCCGATTTATGGATCTTGGGATTTTTATCTCAACAAAGGTATTGTAGGTGGAAAGATCACGGCAGGCTTCTTACAAGGAGCAACCGCAGCCAAGCAAGCTCTGCAATTTTTAAAAGGGGAGCCTATAGATAACATTGATATAATATTAGACGGCGCAAGTGAGTACATGTTTGATTATCATTTTTTGACAAGAAACAATGTCAATATTAATGAGCTTCCAAAAGACAGTATCATAATAAACCGCCCCGAAAAATTCCTAGAGAAGTATCAATCCGTTCTTCTTAATATTTTTGTTTCTTTGTTTATTCTAGTCCTTGCCATTCTATACAAAGCTAAACAAAAAGAAAGTTCAATGAGGGCAAATTATACTCAACGTTTAGAGAGTAAGGTTAAAGAAAGAACCATCAAATTAAAAGAGGCTAATCAAAAACTAGAGTGGCTATCAAATATAGACGGTCTTACTCAAATATTTAACCGTCGTTATTTTGATACCGTATTAAGTCAAGAATTGCTGAACCATCAGAAAAGTAAGGAAACCCTCGTTTTAATGATATGTGATATTGACTATTTCAAGCGATACAATGATACATATGGACATTTAGCAGGTGACGATTGCATCAAGATGGTCGCTAGTATCCTTAAAGCTCACTGTAAAAAAAATACCGAGATAGTCGCTCGATATGGAGGCGAAGAATTTGCCTTAATAATGCCTAAAACTTCTCACAATGAAGCAAAGGAAAGAGCAGAGGCTATACGGCTAAGTATTGCAGATAAAGCATTGCCGCATCAGTCTTCCGACTTGGGTGATTTTGTTTCGATAAGTATCGGCGTAGCGGTTATGAATGCAACAAAAACCACGACAATCGAAAATATCATCGGGTTAGCTGATGAAGCACTATACAAAAGTAAAAACAGTGGCCGAAATAAGACCACGGTTAAGTCAAACTAG
- a CDS encoding ABC transporter substrate-binding protein — translation MHPVISLTSIALLSFSAHCFADELKIFTWEDYISETLIEEFENEFGHTVSQIYFENEMLRDVVVYSGKAMAYDLFIIDGQTLTELGESGLLAKLQSVLEQKNAHFTDSSNQTCSPYGIPYSHGTMGIGYRTSKVDSEVNSWMDIFTYAMENPQTVVLPNDDLDTTAIALLALGFDPMTENKDELEQAYKLLLEVRKELLVLRTSIGYALDKKTNSKMEMAVFYSGETEQIASETSQDDWTYTIPSEGTLVWHECLSTHIEKPISQASIDFLNFINEPNNAIINAEEMWFASSNKYVLDSASEDYLDDEELFPKTLNSDTWFSYKKLSIEAEQYRSRILTVLRNNK, via the coding sequence ATGCACCCAGTAATTTCCCTCACATCTATAGCTCTCCTTTCTTTTAGTGCTCATTGCTTTGCTGACGAACTCAAAATTTTCACTTGGGAAGACTATATTTCTGAAACCCTCATTGAAGAGTTTGAAAATGAGTTTGGCCACACCGTATCTCAAATATATTTTGAAAACGAGATGTTACGTGATGTGGTGGTGTATTCTGGCAAGGCCATGGCCTATGACTTATTCATAATAGACGGCCAAACTCTCACTGAACTGGGTGAGTCTGGGCTTCTTGCCAAATTGCAGAGTGTGCTAGAACAAAAAAACGCCCATTTTACTGATAGTTCGAACCAAACCTGTAGCCCTTACGGAATCCCCTACTCTCATGGAACAATGGGAATTGGATACAGAACATCGAAAGTCGACAGCGAAGTCAATTCATGGATGGATATATTCACTTACGCGATGGAAAACCCTCAAACTGTCGTGCTCCCAAATGATGATCTAGATACAACGGCTATTGCGTTACTTGCATTGGGGTTTGACCCAATGACCGAAAACAAGGACGAATTGGAACAGGCCTACAAATTACTTTTGGAAGTTCGTAAGGAGCTTCTTGTTTTAAGAACGAGTATCGGTTACGCCTTAGACAAAAAGACGAATTCTAAAATGGAAATGGCCGTATTTTACTCTGGTGAAACAGAGCAAATCGCATCAGAAACGAGCCAAGACGATTGGACGTACACAATACCTAGTGAAGGCACGTTAGTATGGCACGAATGCCTTAGTACTCACATTGAAAAGCCGATCAGTCAAGCTTCTATAGATTTTCTCAACTTTATTAACGAACCTAACAACGCAATAATCAACGCAGAAGAGATGTGGTTTGCTAGTTCCAATAAGTATGTATTAGATTCTGCTAGTGAAGACTACCTAGACGATGAAGAATTGTTTCCTAAAACCCTAAACAGCGACACTTGGTTTTCTTACAAAAAACTTAGCATCGAAGCAGAGCAGTACAGAAGCCGGATTTTAACCGTACTACGAAATAATAAATAG
- a CDS encoding putative bifunctional diguanylate cyclase/phosphodiesterase has protein sequence MKLSSKINYILLPVMIVIFSIAGLFSYNSQKLQLMSSLSDKLHNELEHISHNLDESLREVDSIARMSLESHYIQKHFEKLQNDTDRYYLEKELVDYINQLETNYGIVESFALLDNTGQEIIYFNVSNPFAKFKTNSIINSHISQINDTLQVQGVAHLNATSYELNKKGDELELLALRTFTPEQSLTAPTFSRGQTLFTAVIRYSISNNSQYDENIKTKVSPETILTITPNTASHSIQSDIDINNISISDDTLGYELNHTLWTIRLALTEEALSKLFRPFQALFTAIVLSVTFVTFVLLKWLIVKQIINPVERLTKQVEQVDSNNLLYIERSRNSDEVSILTNKYIDLITELDDLAKRDSLTGLPNRKRFNQDIDRITERSAKTQTKCAVIYLDLDNFKHVNDKYGHQVGDKLLQVFSERFVEGFVDFEWDRLTISEFEFARLSGDEFAVIVGGLDNLDILTLFTHRIISLFDGGFTIDDTVYDIGVSIGLSVYPHDALSATELVNHADSAMYSSKKEIGRNSYKFYSEDLNREIKRHEKINECIKESIRSNNFYLAYMPIYDTQNSKIVGAEVLLRTTHEELSSYGPAEFIPVSESSGLIKEIDYWVFENALRQLSIWIKQFDFDGTLAINFSSWQLTNTDFVNHLSLLIDKYQIPPQQVEMEITETCFIPGNDKNIGILKSLHKLGVKISLDDFGTGFTAFSQLINYPINTLKIDRIFINAIDTEFTDKQLFDVIVEMAKIYNLDVVAEGVETLSQLDYIQSKGCQKAQGFLLSKPLKEKDFLDSWKKSIERNRIVPFNLG, from the coding sequence ATGAAATTATCTTCGAAAATTAACTATATACTGCTGCCCGTAATGATCGTCATTTTTTCGATTGCTGGGCTTTTTTCATATAACAGTCAAAAGCTGCAGCTTATGTCGTCATTGTCCGATAAGCTGCATAATGAATTAGAACACATCTCCCATAATCTTGATGAATCTCTTCGAGAGGTTGATTCTATTGCCAGAATGAGTTTAGAAAGTCATTACATCCAAAAACACTTTGAAAAACTACAAAATGACACCGACAGGTATTACCTAGAAAAAGAACTTGTCGATTACATTAATCAACTCGAAACTAACTACGGAATAGTTGAAAGCTTCGCACTATTAGATAATACCGGCCAAGAAATTATCTACTTTAATGTATCTAACCCATTTGCAAAATTTAAAACGAACTCAATAATTAACAGCCACATAAGCCAAATAAATGACACACTTCAAGTCCAAGGAGTCGCACACCTTAATGCCACTAGCTATGAACTCAATAAGAAAGGGGACGAGCTCGAACTTTTAGCATTAAGAACATTTACTCCTGAACAAAGTTTGACTGCTCCAACATTTTCTAGAGGGCAGACGTTATTCACAGCAGTTATCCGTTATAGCATTTCAAATAATTCACAGTATGACGAGAATATCAAAACAAAAGTGAGTCCAGAGACAATCCTCACTATTACTCCCAACACTGCGTCTCATTCAATCCAAAGTGATATTGATATTAATAATATATCGATATCTGATGACACATTGGGCTACGAACTTAACCATACCTTGTGGACCATAAGATTAGCGCTCACCGAAGAGGCATTATCAAAGTTATTCCGCCCATTCCAAGCTCTGTTTACCGCTATCGTTTTGTCGGTCACTTTCGTTACTTTTGTTTTACTTAAATGGCTTATTGTAAAGCAGATAATCAACCCAGTAGAAAGGCTGACTAAACAAGTTGAACAAGTTGATTCTAATAACCTGCTCTATATAGAACGGTCTAGAAACAGTGATGAGGTTTCTATTCTTACAAATAAATACATAGATTTAATCACCGAACTCGATGATCTGGCTAAACGAGATAGTTTAACCGGCCTGCCAAACCGAAAAAGGTTCAATCAGGATATTGACCGAATTACAGAGCGAAGCGCTAAAACACAAACGAAATGTGCCGTCATTTATCTTGATCTTGATAATTTCAAACACGTTAATGATAAATACGGGCATCAAGTAGGTGATAAACTACTGCAGGTTTTTTCTGAACGTTTTGTAGAAGGTTTTGTTGATTTTGAGTGGGATAGATTAACTATTTCCGAGTTCGAGTTTGCACGATTGTCAGGTGATGAATTTGCCGTCATTGTTGGAGGTCTCGACAATTTAGATATCCTCACTCTGTTTACTCATCGAATTATCTCTCTGTTTGATGGTGGGTTTACTATCGATGACACTGTTTATGATATTGGTGTGAGTATTGGATTATCCGTCTATCCGCATGATGCGCTGTCGGCCACTGAATTGGTCAATCACGCTGATTCCGCAATGTATTCTTCAAAAAAAGAAATCGGAAGGAATAGCTACAAATTTTATTCTGAAGATTTAAACCGTGAAATAAAGCGTCATGAAAAGATAAATGAATGTATTAAGGAGTCGATTAGATCCAATAATTTCTATTTAGCCTATATGCCAATTTACGACACACAAAATAGCAAGATAGTAGGTGCAGAGGTCCTCCTTAGAACAACTCATGAAGAATTATCATCGTATGGACCGGCTGAATTCATACCAGTATCAGAATCATCCGGTCTAATCAAAGAGATAGATTATTGGGTGTTTGAAAATGCACTGCGCCAATTGTCCATCTGGATCAAGCAGTTTGATTTCGATGGAACTCTAGCTATCAATTTTTCTTCATGGCAACTTACCAATACTGATTTCGTCAATCACCTATCCTTGTTAATTGACAAGTACCAGATCCCGCCGCAACAGGTTGAAATGGAAATTACAGAAACATGTTTTATACCTGGCAATGACAAAAATATTGGAATACTAAAGTCTTTGCATAAATTAGGTGTAAAAATATCACTTGATGATTTTGGCACTGGCTTTACTGCATTTAGTCAACTGATTAACTACCCAATCAATACACTAAAAATAGACAGAATATTTATCAACGCCATTGATACCGAGTTTACGGACAAGCAATTATTCGATGTTATCGTCGAGATGGCAAAAATATACAATCTTGATGTGGTTGCAGAAGGTGTTGAGACCCTAAGCCAACTTGACTATATACAATCTAAAGGCTGCCAAAAAGCACAAGGTTTTCTCTTATCTAAGCCATTAAAAGAAAAAGATTTTCTAGACAGTTGGAAAAAAAGCATCGAACGTAACCGGATTGTTCCATTCAATCTTGGATGA
- a CDS encoding DUF2999 family protein produces the protein MNPIIAILKENGINDEKIGSLFEVLTENPLAAMGTIGQLGLPQDKLQLLMGQVMQNPALIKEAVEELGLDFSKVELAKEQLQK, from the coding sequence ATGAATCCGATAATTGCAATATTGAAAGAAAACGGTATTAATGATGAGAAAATCGGTTCGCTATTTGAAGTGCTAACAGAAAATCCTCTCGCCGCCATGGGTACTATCGGGCAGCTTGGTTTACCTCAAGATAAACTTCAGTTATTGATGGGGCAGGTGATGCAAAACCCTGCTTTAATTAAAGAAGCCGTTGAAGAATTAGGTTTAGATTTTTCAAAAGTGGAGTTAGCCAAGGAGCAACTCCAGAAGTAA
- the fadR gene encoding fatty acid metabolism transcriptional regulator FadR, with translation MVIKAKSPAGFAEKYIIESIWNGRFAPGSILPAERELSELIGVTRTTLREVLQRLARDGWLTIQHGKPTKVNQFMETSSLHILDTLMTLDSDNATSIVEDLLAARSNISPIFMRYAFKANKESSEKTIKRVIDSCEDLLAAESWEAFIEASPYGDKIVQSVKDDGEKNEDARQSLLIAKTFNYYDYMLFQRLAFHSGNQIYGLIFNGLMKLYNRVGNYYFSNPEARELALNFYRQLLQVCESGDKEKLPLLIRSYGLESGQIWNEMKTSLPSNFTEDDH, from the coding sequence ATGGTCATAAAGGCAAAAAGTCCAGCAGGTTTTGCTGAGAAGTACATAATTGAAAGTATTTGGAATGGTCGCTTCGCACCAGGGTCGATTTTACCGGCAGAACGTGAATTATCAGAACTAATCGGTGTAACAAGAACGACTTTACGAGAAGTTTTGCAGCGCCTAGCTCGAGATGGATGGCTAACTATTCAGCACGGAAAGCCGACTAAAGTTAATCAATTTATGGAAACCTCTAGTCTGCATATTTTGGATACGTTAATGACGTTAGATTCCGATAACGCCACCAGTATTGTTGAAGATTTATTGGCTGCTCGTTCTAATATCAGCCCTATATTTATGCGTTATGCGTTTAAAGCAAATAAAGAAAGCTCCGAAAAAACAATAAAACGTGTAATTGACTCATGTGAAGATTTACTCGCTGCGGAAAGTTGGGAGGCGTTTATAGAAGCTTCGCCTTACGGTGATAAAATCGTTCAAAGCGTAAAAGATGATGGTGAAAAGAATGAAGATGCACGTCAATCACTGTTGATCGCGAAAACATTTAATTACTACGATTATATGCTATTCCAACGTTTGGCATTTCATTCTGGAAATCAAATCTATGGACTTATATTTAATGGTTTAATGAAATTATATAATCGAGTAGGCAATTATTATTTTTCGAATCCAGAAGCGAGAGAATTGGCATTGAATTTTTACCGCCAACTCCTACAGGTTTGTGAAAGCGGTGATAAGGAAAAACTGCCTTTGCTTATACGCAGTTATGGATTGGAAAGTGGTCAAATTTGGAATGAAATGAAAACATCTTTGCCCTCTAATTTTACGGAAGACGACCATTAA